One Papaver somniferum cultivar HN1 chromosome 10, ASM357369v1, whole genome shotgun sequence genomic window carries:
- the LOC113315204 gene encoding actin-7-like isoform X2 gives MSDSEDNRAIVIDNGSGMIKAGFSGDDAPRAVFPSIVGHNRRSSRMTYVGDEAESKSSILTLKHPIERGIVTNWDDMETIWHHTFYEELREAPEDHPVLLSETSLNPKRNREKMTHIMFETYNVPAMYISNQAVLSLYASGLSTGIVLDSGHGVSQAVPIYESCVIPHAILCLNLGGRDVTDSLVNMLSDEQGYPLETVTERVVARIKESLGYVALDYDEELESAEDDSSISKSWELPDGEIITVGAERFHGPESLFQPSMIEIDGIGVHEITYNAIMKCDVDIREALFKNIVLSGGSTMFSGFTNRFSKEIKNLVRGRMRTKVIAPPDRKYITWTGGSVLTSLSSFQADWISRQDYEESGPQIIHSKCF, from the exons ATGTCAGACTCTGAGGACAATCGTGCTATTGTTATCGACAATGGTTCAGGAATGATTAAG GCTGGATTTTCCGGTGACGATGCTCCGAGGGCTGTTTTCCCTAGTATTGTTGGTCACAATCGCCGCTCAAGCCGTATGACATATGTTGGAGATGAAGCAGAGTCTAAAAGCAGTATTCTTACATTGAAACACCCTATTGAGCGTGGAATTGTGACAAACTGGGACGACATGGAGACTATCTGGCATCACACCTTCTACGAAGAACTTCGGGAGGCTCCAGAAGATCATCCTGTTCTCCTTAGTGAAACCTCTCTTAATCCAAAAAGAAATAGGGAGAAAATGACACACATCATGTTTGAAACATACAACGTCCCTGCCATGTATATTTCTAATCAAGCTGTGCTTTCCCTTTATGCTAGTGGCCTTAGCACAG GTATTGTGCTAGATTCTGGTCATGGTGTCAGCCAAGCAGTCCCCATCTATGAAAGTTGTGTGATCCCCCATGCTATCCTCTGCCTTAACTTAGGGGGGCGAGATGTGACTGATTCGCTAGTGAATATGTTAAGTGATGAACAAGGGTACCCATTGGAAACTGTTACTGAACGAGTTGTAGCTCGGATAAAAGAATCGCTTGGCTATGTGGCTCTTGACTATGATGAGGAGCTTGAGAGTGCAGAGGATGATTCATCGATCTCGAAGAGTTGGGAGCTTCCCGATGGTGAGATAATTACCGTTGGAGCAGAGAGGTTCCATGGTCCCGAGAGTCTGTTTCAACCTTCAATGATTGAGATCGATGGAATTGGAGTGCATGAGATAACCTATAACGCAATCATGAAATGTGATGTCGATATTCGTGAAGCCTTGTTCAAGAATATTGTTCTCAGTGGTGGATCTACCATGTTCAGTGGTTTTACCAATCGTTTTAGCAAGGAGATTAAGAATCTCGTACGAGGGCGCATGAGGACAAAAGTTATTGCACCACCTGATAGGAAGTACATTACCTGGACCGGAGGGTCTGTGCTGACTTCTCTCAGTAGTTTTCAGGCG GACTGGATATCAAGACAGGACTATGAAGAGTCAGGCCCTCAAATTATCCATTCGAAATGCTTCTAA
- the LOC113315204 gene encoding actin-2-like isoform X1, which translates to MKSEDSPIFLQASFQIMSDSEDNRAIVIDNGSGMIKAGFSGDDAPRAVFPSIVGHNRRSSRMTYVGDEAESKSSILTLKHPIERGIVTNWDDMETIWHHTFYEELREAPEDHPVLLSETSLNPKRNREKMTHIMFETYNVPAMYISNQAVLSLYASGLSTGIVLDSGHGVSQAVPIYESCVIPHAILCLNLGGRDVTDSLVNMLSDEQGYPLETVTERVVARIKESLGYVALDYDEELESAEDDSSISKSWELPDGEIITVGAERFHGPESLFQPSMIEIDGIGVHEITYNAIMKCDVDIREALFKNIVLSGGSTMFSGFTNRFSKEIKNLVRGRMRTKVIAPPDRKYITWTGGSVLTSLSSFQADWISRQDYEESGPQIIHSKCF; encoded by the exons ATGAAGAG TGAAGACTCTCCAATCTTTCTTCAGGCGAGCTTTCAAATAATGTCAGACTCTGAGGACAATCGTGCTATTGTTATCGACAATGGTTCAGGAATGATTAAG GCTGGATTTTCCGGTGACGATGCTCCGAGGGCTGTTTTCCCTAGTATTGTTGGTCACAATCGCCGCTCAAGCCGTATGACATATGTTGGAGATGAAGCAGAGTCTAAAAGCAGTATTCTTACATTGAAACACCCTATTGAGCGTGGAATTGTGACAAACTGGGACGACATGGAGACTATCTGGCATCACACCTTCTACGAAGAACTTCGGGAGGCTCCAGAAGATCATCCTGTTCTCCTTAGTGAAACCTCTCTTAATCCAAAAAGAAATAGGGAGAAAATGACACACATCATGTTTGAAACATACAACGTCCCTGCCATGTATATTTCTAATCAAGCTGTGCTTTCCCTTTATGCTAGTGGCCTTAGCACAG GTATTGTGCTAGATTCTGGTCATGGTGTCAGCCAAGCAGTCCCCATCTATGAAAGTTGTGTGATCCCCCATGCTATCCTCTGCCTTAACTTAGGGGGGCGAGATGTGACTGATTCGCTAGTGAATATGTTAAGTGATGAACAAGGGTACCCATTGGAAACTGTTACTGAACGAGTTGTAGCTCGGATAAAAGAATCGCTTGGCTATGTGGCTCTTGACTATGATGAGGAGCTTGAGAGTGCAGAGGATGATTCATCGATCTCGAAGAGTTGGGAGCTTCCCGATGGTGAGATAATTACCGTTGGAGCAGAGAGGTTCCATGGTCCCGAGAGTCTGTTTCAACCTTCAATGATTGAGATCGATGGAATTGGAGTGCATGAGATAACCTATAACGCAATCATGAAATGTGATGTCGATATTCGTGAAGCCTTGTTCAAGAATATTGTTCTCAGTGGTGGATCTACCATGTTCAGTGGTTTTACCAATCGTTTTAGCAAGGAGATTAAGAATCTCGTACGAGGGCGCATGAGGACAAAAGTTATTGCACCACCTGATAGGAAGTACATTACCTGGACCGGAGGGTCTGTGCTGACTTCTCTCAGTAGTTTTCAGGCG GACTGGATATCAAGACAGGACTATGAAGAGTCAGGCCCTCAAATTATCCATTCGAAATGCTTCTAA